GATGTCAGTGAGGTGGTGCTAGCAAGGCAAGTAGGTCAGGCAATGCTAGTAAGTGCGGTACAATAATGCTAGCAAATTAGGCTGGGTGTTGTTAGCAAGATGGTGAGGCAATCCTTACAAATAAGGTGGTACGATGCTAACAAAGTAGGGGAAGTATTCATGTGAAGTGAGGGGGGTTAAGGTTGGTAAGCACTCAGCTCTATAGTATAGTGTATATCGGTTGGTCACCATTATGAATCTTTCATTTTTCCAGTTTAGCTCCCAGGACTTTCTAGTGAGATTCCTTTATGGCAGCTGAAGAGATTTTCCATTTGATTTCATGTCacaaatttgttaaaaatacaTTACAATCTTGTCTCTATATCAGGCAGAATGTCAATGCTAATTATATTTGTTTGAATATATCTGGCAGAATGTCAatgctaattatatttatttaaatatattgtaaatatatatgatacaaCAAGACCTCGCTGCTACTGCCTTCAGCTTTTTAAAATGATCCGAATATGTTTGAATTTTTATCCCATAGACATTTGTGCAGTCTCGTTAAATGCTCCAatgcctttttattataatagatGTGTGGTTTTAACTAGCCTACATGTATTTGAAGAAGCTTAATCATATTGtcatataccatataatatatattgtcataACCTATATCATATTGTAATGGGGGTCATTTAAAATTTACAGGGGAGCTCTTATTAAGCCATGGCTGTTTACTGAGATAAAAGAACAGCGACACTGGGATATATCCTCAAGTGAGAGATTAGATATCCTGAGAGATTTCTCAAACTATGGTCTCGAACACTGGGGTTCTGATCATCAGGGAGTGGAGACAACCCGAAGATTTATGTTGGAATGGTTGTCATTTCTGCACAGGTGTGCTGAGgcatatatactaatatattcTCTATACATTGGGGAGATCTGCATTACATcgcattttattttgtaatgaCCAATTATATCAGCACATCTTCAGGCTTGTCATCCATTGGTTGGTGCCACCAGGTTTTTGTGTTTGCTTTTAGATATATTCCAGTAGGCATTCTAGAGCGATTGCCACAAAAAATCAATGAGAGACCTTCGCCGTATTTTGGCAGAGATGACCTTGAAACGCTCATGGCTAGTCCAAACTCTGCTGACTGGGTTAAAATAAGGTAACACATTACATCAAAAATATCTGTGGAACTAATACAAAATCCTATGCAActtagaaaataatttttagtaaatattcaaCAGCTGAGATAAATGACATTTTTTCGCATTTTCACATCCAGTTTTTAGCAGACAAATAAATTCACCAATAAATCTCCATTTTTGTGCTTTGGTTTTATATGCTGTGACAATGCCAGTAAACTACCTTCTTGTTGAACAAGCCATTTTATGGTTACGGTTGTGCATTGTTCTAAAATACCACTCTTGAGTTGAAAAAGGAATCGTCTGTCTCCACTATACTATTGCATAGcataattttgttattttagtgAGATGCTTCTTGGCCCAGTTCCGCAAGGCTTCTTCTTCATCCCCAAGCACAGAGCTAACTCCTACAGCTAAACTCATTGCTGATGTTATATGGTTGATTATTAGCTTTAGATGAAAATACAATTATAACATCTTATTCTAATAGTTTATGTACAAAGTAAGTAAAATGTACATGGCAGCTGACCGAAATAGAGCATGACACACGGGTTGCTACACCACATACAACTTCAAATAATATGACTcaaattaaatacaaaaatatgatAAATGATTTGGCAACTCTACAAGACATAGTCCAGTTCATATCTCATGTATGTATTGCGATCATCATTCTCCATTCGCGGGTATGCAGGCACCATAGCATGTTCCGCGCCAATGTAGATGGTGTTGTACACCTTCCAATAAACATCTCTTACCTTTCTTGCAGGGTGAAACAGACCCTACAAACAAGGCAAAATATTTATCGCTGATATTACAGATATATTGATGAAAAATTGAAACAGTATACTTGTCAAAAAATCAACAGCCACGCCAACACACAGCGAAACCATGGGATACGGTGACTCTAGGATAGTTTTTTTCAGGTTACAATATGGAATATTGTTTTCTGGCTCCAGGTTACGGAATTTTCCCTGCCTTATGAGTGAAAAAGAATTACTGCGATGCCAATACGTTATTGGCTGAACTCCTCACACAAAAAATTAGGGCGATATGAGACACTATCTGGGATTTACAGCAAGCAGAGTGGAGAATTagcataccgtaaaacctcgatTTGAACCCCATCCTTATttgaacaacatttttatttgattgtCACCCCTAATAAAACACCACTAAAGaaaaaggattgaaaaatacagcgccaccctttaattgaatgttaccctttaattgaacgctatTCTTTAATTGAACGCTACCTCTGTTTGCCCACCACTGACATcgtttgatctttacgaacccataatagaaagtgatcaatagaaaagtgtctaaaaatagtagtaataataacttgGTTACGtcaataacaattttttcatttttactgtagtggttgccatgattCTAGTGGCAGTGTACCTAAGAAGATCtatcatcacaatcatcagaactacactctgattcaaaaTTACTACGGTTTATATCATCACATCCATTGTTTTCAGACTCACTCATGTGGTTCACAATCCTACCTGAAGACTTCTATGCGTTTCGAAGAACGATGAGAATACCCTTCAGGAACACCGTACGacataatagcagccattgttatagcatattctaactttaaaaattagaaaCATTGTCTGTTTTCTAGTTATACAGTTTTTCTTTATAACTCTGAAAGTGACATAATCGAAACAACTAATAATGATACCTTCTCTGTTTTAAAATCAAAGTGGTTCCTTGTCTAACTCGGTCTGATAATTTGACGTATACGAAAaacagtttagcaaaaatgctgaagCCGACGACATTAATGTCGATTCGTCTGAAAGAGTGCAAAATACAGGCGACATTAGAATTGCTTCGCCcttaaaagggttaaatttatcacCCAACAACTCTGACATCTTGCTAAATTTATTGCACAAACAAccaggagaaaattctcacaacTCGCCTAAAGGACAGTGCTAATGACAGGTGCATGGGTCATTTCATAAAGATTTTTAGCTGTTGTCAGAAACATGCTTCTTTGCATAGGTTTTCCTCCAAAATAGAAGCTTTATTAAGGAGGAAAAGGCCCTGTCATACTGGGATTTCACTTTACAATCCCAACCCTAGAACGGATGTCACATCCCGGGGTTTTACTGTAGATCCTTAGACCAGATCATATGCATCAGCGGGTCTCTATGGCTGCGGCTCTATGACAATCAGTATAATAGCTAAGGCAAAAATCTTGTCCTACCTGTAATGCATACTGCATGACTCGGGCTGGTCCTAGTCCCAATCGCATGCCTTCAATGGAGCCCATGAATGCCTGTACGACGTGTGGTGATGTTTCAAACACATTGGGCCAAACATAGTTGAGGAGATGATTAAGGGCGTCTTCACATCCAAAACCATAGACTCCTAGCGACAGGTGCTGTATTGTGTACATGGCAGTCTGTCTGTGCACCAAGTCCCTAAAACAACCCAGAACCTAGATATACATCAGGTTGCAATAATGTAGCCAAAGAAAACAACCTCTTATCACTGAACTAATCAAACCAGGCACTCTGGTTACCCAGCAATATCTACCTGTCCATGAGGGCATCTTCTAACAGGCCTGTCACTGCGTAAATATAGTCCTTGCCCATCTCTCCTATGTACTCAAACATGAAGCTCATTGATTTGAGGACTCCGTTCTGAACATTCAGCTCAGGCACTCTGTACTCATTCATTAGGCCTGGCAATACGGTGAAGGGGGAACAGGTCTCTGCCACAATGGCAATAGCAACTGTTGTACAAACCCTATTTTGTCTCTCTTGCACTTTCAGATTGTTCAACAGGGTGGCCAACACATCGTGTGGTCTAAAATAGACATGTTGAGTCCCTTGAGAATACCGATAACATACGTCTGTCTGTACGGAACATGatcataaatatttactttaaGCATTTGTCAGCTATACAAATCCTCCTATCATTTCTATTTAATAGTTCAACTTATCAATGAGCCCAGTGACATACTTGTAATTGCACAGTCTGGTTGGCAGTACGACAAGCAGAGCATAATGTAAAGAACAAAAATGAGACCATATATAATTACCCGATAGCCTTGGCAATGTAGCCAAAAGTGTTCACAGTTGCTCGTCTAATAGCCTTCTTGTGGGCCTTGAGCAATTCAAGGAGTTCAAAACAGATGCGCATCCATTCTCTGGCTGGCACAAACTCTGAGCCTCTGTCAGCAATCCTACCCACAAGGTCAATGCAATTCTCCTGCACCTTCTCATGTCTACACAAACCCAAAACAATATAGGAATGATAAAATCAGGAAAGCCGACAACAAttatttgtaactttataaCTGGTAACTGCGGGACAAACCCGTAGGCATCAAATAtagtattaaatataattatatagagaAGTAACGCGCTGTACATTTGTGCTTGGCAATGCAATGGTTAGTTCACATGTATGCAGCAGTGTATCATGAAGTACATAACACCCCGCAAATGTTTTATAGCGATTGTCATGCATAACTTAGCAACTAATACTTCTCAGAAAGTGGCTCGCACTACACAAGTCTAAACACGAGCGCTGCATGAAGATGGTTCTGAGAGGCGACAGGAAGTGCTTGCGCAAAAAGTAGAAAACTCGAAATCTGTCGCTTTGTGAGGTGATTATGTGAATTAAAGAGCAGTCTTGATTACACAACAtcaaataaaattagttttgcATAATATGTGATTGCTGACATATGacaattttagttttacttCTGCAGCATTCATACAAATCGCAAAAATCACAGGACCTGTGTGTAGTTTTTATGTTTCTTGCAGTCTCTTtatttaattaacaacaattgCATTATTACTGTTGCTGGTGAACCACACTGATTTTACTTTGAGGGCTTACTGTAATTTGTAACGAAGAGGTAGTATTACAAATACTTAATGTTTAAATATAAGCGTAGTAATCCTTCAACTGCTATAACATGTCACCACAAATCACTAGTGCCAAAACCAACTAAAATCACAGATGGTAATGATTATAATTGAGTTAAACACTAAAAAAACAAGAGAAAAGAATAAGCGTCATGGCTTGCAAATGCATAATCATACCTATTTTTCAGAATAGGGGTGAGTCTGGGCAGTAGGTCCTTGATTGGAGGAGTCATCTTCGTCATACCAATCACATTGACAATACCCTTGAGCGCTCCAAGAATACTACCCAGCACTTCTGGATATTCCTCTCCGAGGTACTCATACAACACGACACCCAAGTGACCCATCAGCTTCTCCTGTCATCAATATTCAGAAAATAACTGTCAAAATCGAGATACAACCATTGCCtgacatgtacatatgcatatacacaAATTATACAATAACTTTACACAACAGTTTACCTCTTGACAAGTCTTCATTACTACTGCAATGCGTGAGATGAGATCGGCTGCCTGCTGTCGTACTTTGGCAGATTTATTGTTAAGACGCCAGAGGATGGTACCACAGATCTGTGGGAGGTAAGGCTTGCATCTCTTGGCCAATGAGTTGACTACCACTCCAAACCCATTCAACATGACCACATCCTACAGAGAAATTATGTGAGATAACATTTTTGAGATAAATCGCTTGCTTTCAACATAAAAATCTTAGTCATCTTGTTTTTACCACCTGCACACTTTGTTCATTCATTTTGCAGATAATGTTTATGATGGAAATCATACCATTCTAGTAGCAACCAAATGTCGATGCAACGATCAACCATTAGAGTGCGCTCTCGAGTTACGATGCCGTTATTCTAATTTTCCGGCTTTTTAGGTGAAACACGATGGTTTTTCGTCCTCCCCATACAAATCCTATTTCGCTAAACAAATTCCACAAAAGCTGcgcgaaattcaaatttggcagtcgatgtGCTCATTACATCGAAATGACAGAGATACCGATATGCTGTTCGCCGAAAACCTTCTCACAGCGCCTCAACAAGAGACAATGACTGATTTATTTCAGTTCAGCATTCCTCGTGTGAAAAGGTGTAATATTCTTCATTTAAAACccgtagcaaagttggagttgcaatcccttcaAACGGGGGTCAGTTAACTTTTATTAGCCTGCTAACAAAACTCCACTTCTTTACacatatattaaatttattttccaagtgtacagtaacataattagcattgatacctTTTTTGCTTCCTCTCTGCTCTACccactacatgtaccagcttAAGTCACGTCACTCCAAAtgtgaagtaataaaatttcattttttcttttgattgccattaaatggtcaatcAGGTATGTGAGAGGCCACTTTCAAGAACAGCATCGCTGAGGCTTTCTTGTAGAATtaggttaaaaaaggttttaatgaggtcggctaaaagttatagtgaaaacaaagCCGAAAACcaataggtgataaaattttagcgatgaaaaagttgaagttcagtaaaatagttagaaatacatactaaaacttagctttaagtgtgggtttagtaagctaaattcatttaagttaaattcaaagtttgttaTATGTCTGCATCGAAGGCAAGAACTCCATACGGTACTTACTGCCGCTACTGCACATAGtgatattacattttttgcagatcataaccactaaagttactgtagttactgtagttaacatactattttgttactaatttttatatgtacagtaattatataaaattttgatgattttcactaGGGGATGTttacataatataattactgtgggtttctGTACTCCTCTATACGACACTTTCGCTATGCGATGCCAACCCTAGAACGAatcaaaatcgtatggtgagGGCGCAACGTATTACATAAACTGCTGAGGGGCACTTTAAATACCAGATATCGTCGCAAGTGAATGTCAGGAGTTGTTGATGCAATTACTAACGAAACTATTAATGCAGTGAGCACCACAGGTTGAGAGTTGGCTTAAGGTTAACTTTTGTACACCAAGTTAAAGTTGGCTAGGGATGTTATTTTTCGCAATTACACACGTTTCATAATGAATATGAGTGAAACTGATGTTGAAGTATTgctcaaatatcaaaaaacgCAATATAATTTTTAGTGATATAGGTCATTCAATTCTTTACTGCAACTTTTGGTACTCCTCTGTGCTACATGCAAATTTATATAACGAGTCTCAAAGTGATTAATATTTTCAACGTTTTGTCTTTAGTTTAACACTAAAAGTTGTTTCGAGTGTTGATCACCAATTCTAAATGCAGCTAGATGAAGTAATCTTGTGTGAGTTATTTAATTCTTTCTTGTTACATGCAAGTTTTTTACTCGACTTAAACTGATTAATTCATTCACCACCAAATTAATTTTCttaattaaacattcaacataaCCTAGAGTTGGACAGTGGCAAGCATAAGTTGTCATAACTGTTGAACCCGATGTCTccacaaaatattttgataccaaattaacccacataaaattttacatcagttGATGCCATAAAAATAAGTCTACAGACATGTTGCAGAATGAACTCAAACACTTTTATGGCTTCTTCCCCTACTGCCATGAGCAACAACTTGAGCAATGTCTGAATCGAAAGAGTTATCACGAATACTACGAATAACAGCATTATTACTCTACTATTAATATTGGAAATGGAATAATCACTGTTCTTAGTACTACTGCTCAGTGAAAACTCATCAGATGTGAATCATCATTTAAAGCTACCCAGGCTTCACAAATCAGCCGAATTGTGAAGTCTTCTTGGCTGTAACATGTCTGACACAACTGGTCATTGTGaagaaaaaaatgcaataaaaattcaTCATTTTGACACAGCTGAGTGCGGGCTGTAAACATGTTTTCCATTAGCTCAATGTAGCCAGCAGATTGTCTCCTTTCGTTAAATGCTAATTTAATGCTAATACTCAACAATCAGAAACATTTTCTCCTAAGCCATCTAAAGCTTCCCCACGCTGCCACAGGCCATACCCGAACGCTGTGCCAAGCTGTACTACGCGGCTCGTGGTACGCAATGAATTGAAGGTGATATTTGTTTGAGTGGTATCTTAAAAAGGAATTAATTTTTCAAGTTATACGAGTAAGTTCGCACTGAATTATGTAATTGTTTTACTTcaacattataaaaatattgactAAAGTTCAGTCGTGGCCCTGCTaataactttaaaggttgacttgcaacaaaattcacattacagttatttggtaccaaaagattcaccatgtcttactctgctgtgttgtaggtgcaaaatatgtggaaatgtgattacaagctcttaaaagctaaaaaatgaacagttgatcgcagccatcacgaaatcgccgtagattggaatcagtttatttctctgacgtagtcattacatttggttattgttttgtcacatgatgttctcatgtaaattgaaaggtcaataaaaggctcaatataaaacttcttgtagcactagtttatgacaaacacttcaggttttaccgaagaccccgtatcaaatatagatgtaaatgtaatattaaatatagatttacagttttgtttcggcttggtctaatcgtctagtcgtaatctgatcatgtgacccatacttcctgccaaacagcgcgaataatttctgcagcatttttcaattatcacaggtgaccaacaggctcgtcatgtttatcagacaatgatatgtactccttcgagctaaggtcaaaaaattaaacaaattttcacggtaggttataagatatcagtgatgaatgtgacagcattacaatgacgataaaatagacgtgtaagaacaatagacatggttttattgaatgcatgaagtatatttgtgaaaatacttcgacgaatgaggttgcgtgaaagtgtaaacagaagccatcttgtacaactacatcccatttgagccattttggaaagagattctaatctacggcggttttgtgatgggtgcgattaactgttcgtttttgagcttttaagagcttgtaatcacattttcacatattttgcatctacaacacagcggagtaagacatggggaatcttttgataccaaataactgtaatgtgaattttgttgcaagtcaacctttaagcaagcTGCAGTTATAACTGACGAAAATAGTCAACAAGAAAGAGGACAACTTCAGCTGTAAGTTAATCACAAAAAGCTGCCTTATCAATCAAAGAGCAGCAACAGGTACCACTTTTCTCGCATGGAATGACCCATTCATAATAGACCATGCGAGGGCAATCAAGTTGGAAACTTAATGGTGGAGCAGTCAAGAAAGGAACTTTCTTCATACATGGAGTGCAACTTAAAACACCACCTTTAAATGGTATGTAAATACGATAATATAATTCAACAATGTCGAGTTATCATTTTTCCTAATCAATTCATTATATCACTAATAGCTActatataataagtaaaaaGAAATTATGGCAAAACAGGATATGCAGACAGCTACTTACCTCAGTAGTCTGTTCTTGAAACGCATAGAGGATTCCATCAATCAACTGTTCCTCTAGCCTGGAGTCTATGTCAGAGGCTCCTAAATTAGCCATGACCTTCTCAATTGTCTCCATCACCATCTTCCTGTACTGCTCACTCTCATCCTTCAGGTCGTCCACAACCCTGTTGATGATCTCGGCAGCACCAACCTTGTTGGCAATCTCTACAGTTGTGTCCACCAGCTGTTCAAATATACACCAACAATTATATAGTTGTGTCTACCAGATGTTCAACACATACACCAACAATTCTATAGTTGTGTCCACCAGCTGTTCAACACATACACCAACAATTCTACAGTTGTGTCCACCAGCTGTTCAACACATACACCAACAATTCTATAGTTGTGTCCACCAGCTGTTCAACACATACACCAACAATTCTACAGTTGTGTTCACCGGCTGTTCAACACATACACCAACAATCATAAAGGTGTGGCACAGCACCTTCGTTATTATCAACACAAAAAGTAACGAAGACAAGGGCAAGTCAAGCTCAAAACTAGTCTAAATAGTTTCCCCAGAGGAATTGACCAGTAAGCCACATTTAGGTATACTTGATGCTTATCTCCACATATTCTCCTGAGGGATCCAAGGACTGATTACCTCAGCTATTATATACAATTTAGAAATAGTCCAGGAGACATTTTAGACATACAAAAAGTTAATTAAAGAGTTTGCAGAGCCGATTTGTATTAATTAAAGACTTGTGAGACAAAGGAGCAAGTCATTGTACAAAAGGCCATTTTATACACTATCACCTGCACGAAAATGCATGTGCTCGGGGATGAACTACAATACAGAACAAAATGCCTCAGGAAAAGTGCGAGAGGATATTTCGGCATGtttcaaaaacaatttataatttttgatttATACTAAAATGTTAGATTTAGACTCACATTTACCAGTTAGCCAATCTTACGCACAAAGGTACCCTAATGACACCCTTTACTGATGTCTATGCAACCACTCACTTAGGTTATataaacaaaactgaaaaacaagCTGGTCTCATATTTCATGAACATGTGCATTTGGGAAAAATTGGCAATTCTATCATTTTTTCGCATGTCAAAATATGTTAGTGACAGAATAGGGTTTATAACAACCGCAACAAAACTTGAGTCACGTAGGATGGCATTTATGGTAACCAGAAAATGTTCTAAGACATTATTGGATGCGATAAACAGCACCAAGTTGGTACATGCATAAGCCAAATGATTACAAATAGAATTCCTGGCAGAACTATTACAAATTAAAATGCCCTTGCTTGTCTAGAAATCCTTTTTGCAAATGTGTAAACTTACCCTAAgccacttatatttcgctagtatttagtttcgtgagtagcatacagagtaaaatttcgatgcaacttaatttcgcagctctgatgagtgcgaaaatatagtgatgtgaaaataaatgcagtggaacaaacataattagactCCTCAGGTTCggtcaggcctgtattcactggttgcaagttggggcggctaatgttaggcgactagttatgaacacctgggggtgtggagggggcggtgtaagcccccaacaggtttctcttatgtagggcttCAGCCAGGcttctcatgtgaagttttaacaaattttatcGGAatgtatcaacatttttctcctttttgagatttgttttgttttaggtgatgtgactgacgagacgattttaaatttcaataggcaaaacttgaccgcagttaaaacgctcagaaaaaatacatctttctcttttgagcgttttaacaaagatcaattttgcggattttattttaagttcatacggaggtttccacgctttcgatgggatgtttggtaaaacttgatattttgcaaaccttcataaaagtcgttaacaggaatattttgccgctgatgatgataacaatgacgcctaagaactactaaaagttgatgtttgtctctatgccttggaataaagtgatattctacagcgataaaaaccgtcttcatagccgttgggcaaataacttttcgaataaataatgttgaggtcgagttatctgaagcgatttatcattgcgtgggaacgggccaaacaaatccgttcgagttaactttgtgtttgagatgaaatgttacattttatccgaggtcgagttatccgagtttgagtgtacttagccgcggaaagttcctaaaaagttagggtggctcagccggccagccgccccagggaatatgGGCCTGGGTTCGGTTCATCGGTaagaaaaactttttcaatttgggactagtttgtaattgtgaaccgcaggtagaactGTGTGGCCGaaatcgataatgcaatttgatagcttgctgccatttgtttcttggactatcaatgaacaaagctatttaattccgcgtgctcgttcgttatgatagtttagtttcgctcatgaaattttcgcgagaggatgactccgcgaaaacgcgaaagttagatgaggcgaatacataagtgtcctagggtaattgCTGTCAGTCCTTTAGGAAATTAATGattttacaaaaacaatttCACTGATTTCACACAATCTTGCGAGGTTACATTTATCACCAACCTGTCTGTAGTTGCGTCGGTCAAGTGCCATTCGCTGGTTCCAAAAGTGCTTAAAAAAAGGAGGAAGAATTTCGTCTTTTATGTACTGAGGTTCGACACCATCTGTCGCGCAACACTGTTTCACCACCTTTAGCACTATCTTCTTCATTTCCTCATCAGGAGACTGGAACTCTCGGATGAGGATCAACATGACTTCCCTTGTATAATAGTTGGCGTACTCGGCGTCCATAAGAGGGATGAGATAGCCAATAGCCTTGAGAAAGGCGGCTAAACCTTTACCGCGGAACTGCCTGATGCCCTTCCACAGTGGCTTCAGTACTGTATCAAATGACTCAATACCATATGGTGTGGCTGCTTCAGCTAGAGCGGCGAGTGAGAGGGCTGTGATAGTACGCACCTTTTGCTGCTCATCCTGTAGGCCTGCCATGAGAAAAACGTAAGGTTAATTATTACAGGTACCTTATTACTGTCATGGCGTAACAAAACAAGCTGAAGAAATAAAGACAGGTATAGTTTATTATAGACAGCACATATTAGAAGATCCAATACAATGAAAACTGGGAGAAAAAAAGGCAAGATGAGCGCTCATTAATGACTACCCACCGTGTCTTATGATCTCCACAAGACTCTTGAGATGGGGCAAGACAGCACAACCCATCAGAATGCTAATCTGCTGCACAATCTTTATTCCTGTGTGCCTCGCCTGCCAAGACTTCTTGCTGCGACATACAGCTTTGAGAAAAGGCAGCAAGGAGGGTATGCCGAGCGCTGACGCTACGACAGCAAAAGCCCTAGCAGTGGTGTTACGCACATATTCATCCATGTTGTCGATATCAGGTCTCATTGTTGAGATCATTGTTGCCAAACCGGCAGCCTGCAACATGACAAGTGCAGCTCATATATGGGCTGTTAGTTGCAGATGATTTGTGTAGAATCAAGCAAgtcaaaatttaatataaatacaagGTTTCCACTTTCACAATTTAAAGAACATCACTTGTGGTAAATTTAAGCATATTTGTAAGAAGTACCTTGGCAAGGTTAGAGATAATCTCTCGACCCTCAACTCTTGCATAGTAGTCTTCATCAATGAGCAAGGGTTCAATAACGACAAGTATCTTGTGCACATACGGTCGCACCAAGTCATCGAGTTTGTACAGAATCCTGTCGATCACCTGCACCATGAATTTCGATATTACATGAATGTACAAGATATTAACATGACGgaaagacaattgcaatatggCAATATTAAATAGAAAGGAATTTAAAGTATTATCTACATTGAGTTGCACTTTAAggataataagttttttgaaAGGAAAATAGAGTCAAAACAGAAATTCAGTGTTTACTAGACAACTTTGCCTAGATAAACAAATCTCGCAGAGCAACAAAGCAAAGGTACCAAGATTATGACAACAATTGATC
The genomic region above belongs to Watersipora subatra chromosome 1, tzWatSuba1.1, whole genome shotgun sequence and contains:
- the LOC137394052 gene encoding splicing factor 3B subunit 1-like isoform X1; translation: MAAPRTEQDIAATIKELQAGRNAQPETDENKAERIGLGAEGHFDTDIYSSSKLSGLSGQYVDSIAPNDEQDDDDDVGQSLLGTKTQYTAPLNVLNGLAQDKDYDPFAEHKPKKVRDRDNDYKKQQRPAMMISPARHDPFADGGKTPDVAAHARTYTAIMQEQVLRKDQRHIEKQMQDKAKSGELSSNGYSEVTVQQKKKRRWDQAVETDANNQPTPKRRIDAPSTPSQATWAETPGRVSGDATPGSAQTPGTVRHWAETPVHVSAGSMTPGREPTTPGHSGATPSGRRNRWDETPRGTGETPAHSGWAETPKANRGGEDKIEDTPSASVSKRRSRWDETPMTAGAMTPSMTPGALTPGGGTPGNFTPGGATPSGFTPGGITPSGITPVGNKAMQMATPTPGHLMAMTPEQMQAFNWQKEIDNRNRPLTDDELDAMFPEGFKVLQPPAGYVPIRTPARKLIATPTPMMGGTPGFKMQGTPDHQANKEMIVDMQPKGNLPTLKPDDMQYFDKLLVDVDEESLSAEEQKDRRIMKLLLKIKNGTPPMRKAALRQITDKAREMGAGALFNQILPLLMSPTLEDQERHLLVKVIDRILYKLDDLVRPYVHKILVVIEPLLIDEDYYARVEGREIISNLAKAAGLATMISTMRPDIDNMDEYVRNTTARAFAVVASALGIPSLLPFLKAVCRSKKSWQARHTGIKIVQQISILMGCAVLPHLKSLVEIIRHGLQDEQQKVRTITALSLAALAEAATPYGIESFDTVLKPLWKGIRQFRGKGLAAFLKAIGYLIPLMDAEYANYYTREVMLILIREFQSPDEEMKKIVLKVVKQCCATDGVEPQYIKDEILPPFFKHFWNQRMALDRRNYRQLVDTTVEIANKVGAAEIINRVVDDLKDESEQYRKMVMETIEKVMANLGASDIDSRLEEQLIDGILYAFQEQTTEDVVMLNGFGVVVNSLAKRCKPYLPQICGTILWRLNNKSAKVRQQAADLISRIAVVMKTCQEEKLMGHLGVVLYEYLGEEYPEVLGSILGALKGIVNVIGMTKMTPPIKDLLPRLTPILKNRHEKVQENCIDLVGRIADRGSEFVPAREWMRICFELLELLKAHKKAIRRATVNTFGYIAKAIGPHDVLATLLNNLKVQERQNRVCTTVAIAIVAETCSPFTVLPGLMNEYRVPELNVQNGVLKSMSFMFEYIGEMGKDYIYAVTGLLEDALMDRDLVHRQTAMYTIQHLSLGVYGFGCEDALNHLLNYVWPNVFETSPHVVQAFMGSIEGMRLGLGPARVMQYALQGLFHPARKVRDVYWKVYNTIYIGAEHAMVPAYPRMENDDRNTYMRYELDYVL